In Silene latifolia isolate original U9 population chromosome X, ASM4854445v1, whole genome shotgun sequence, the following proteins share a genomic window:
- the LOC141617343 gene encoding uncharacterized protein LOC141617343 has protein sequence MWSFPDENVVYVEDEVWDLYFNGASSSMGYGVAILLVSPNGEHVPVSIKLDFLATNNTAEYEPCLLGLCSAISLNIKKLLAKIEELEKYFEEIHCVHLPREENQFADALSKLAALVNIPDHIDSMPLCVERRSAPSYINEINGTEEDEIKPWYT, from the exons ATGTGGTCTTTCCCAGATGAAAACGTGGTTTATGTCGAAGATGAAGTATGGGATCTTTATTTTAATGGAGCATCGAGTAGCATGGGATATGGGGTCGCAATCCTCCTCGTTTCACCAAACGGAGAACATGTACCTGTATCCATCAAATTAGATTTCCTCGCCACCAACAATACTGCTGAGTATGAACCATGCCTACTGGGTTTGTGCAGTGCTATCAGTCTAAATATAAAGAAGTTACTG GCTAAGATAGAGGAATTGGAAAAGTATTTCGAGGAAATACACTGTGTCCATTTACccagagaagagaatcaattcgcCGACGCTCTGTCTAAGTTGGCAGCCTTGGTTAACATCCCAGATCATATAGACAGCATGCCactatgtgtcgaacgaagatcggcACCATCATACATAAATGAGATTAATGGCACTGAGGAAGATGAGATCAAACCCTGGTACACATAA